The Paenibacillus yonginensis genome segment CAGACGCGGAAACCCAGAATGAACTGCTCTCCAAAGCCGAAATCATCGTGCTTGCGATGAAACCCAAAGATGCAGGGGCCGCCATTCGGCGTTTGACTCCGCTCATTCAGGGTAATCAATTAATCGTATCCATAATCGCCGGCTTGTCGATTCCAACCATTCAAAGCCTGCTGGGCGATAAACTGCCGGTCGCCCGAACCATGCCAAACACATCCAGTACAATCGGACTGGGCGCTACCGGCATCTCCTTCTCGGAGGAAGTGACGCCTGAGCTGCGCTCGCGTACACTGTCCATCTTTGAAGCTGTAGGCATGGTAAGCGTCATTCCGGAAGCACAAATGGAAATTTTGACCGGCGTATCCGGAAGTGGACCGGCGTATGTGTATTACATGATGGAAGCGATGATTGCCGCCGGCATTGAAGGCGGACTTTCGCCCGAGCAGGCCCGCGAGCTGACCGTGCAAACCGTGCTTGGCGCAGCGTCCATGATGAAGCAGACCGGCGAGAAACCGGCAGATTTGAGAAAAGCCATTACGTCCCCGAACGGTTCTACCCAGGCAGCTCTGGAAGTGCTGGACCAATATCGGTTTACCGAAGCTGTCAAATCAGCCGTCCACCGCTCGGCCTCCAGATCCCAGGAAATGGGCGCCGCCATTGAAGCTGAACTGGCTTAAAAGTACAGCCCGACGCAAGG includes the following:
- the proC gene encoding pyrroline-5-carboxylate reductase, which gives rise to MSNTPLSSASQAIVFYGAGSMAEAIARGLIASSAAKSEQIAMFNRSNTERLKQLEANYGVVTAADAETQNELLSKAEIIVLAMKPKDAGAAIRRLTPLIQGNQLIVSIIAGLSIPTIQSLLGDKLPVARTMPNTSSTIGLGATGISFSEEVTPELRSRTLSIFEAVGMVSVIPEAQMEILTGVSGSGPAYVYYMMEAMIAAGIEGGLSPEQARELTVQTVLGAASMMKQTGEKPADLRKAITSPNGSTQAALEVLDQYRFTEAVKSAVHRSASRSQEMGAAIEAELA